The following proteins come from a genomic window of Populus alba chromosome 12, ASM523922v2, whole genome shotgun sequence:
- the LOC118060532 gene encoding protein phosphatase inhibitor 2 has translation MNTRGRVKWNEDNLGEIEANKPERQKITEPKTPYHPMIDVDDDSLSPRRGSSFNEVAEDTMRAEELRTALDIMASSSRNPSRRSSGWTSSEDEVDPMEQDEEDSETDRNSNFREHRRAHYDEFRKVKELRRKGSFLEDEEEENGDEKEGTSSLTTGVRDIEIEGAATSHQNSSPPANGV, from the exons ATGAA TACTAGAGGACGAGTAAAATGGAATGAGGATAATCTGGGGGAGATCGAAGCAAATAAGCCTGAGAGGCAGAAAATCACTGAACCCAAGACCCCGTATCACCCCATGATTGATGTTGATGATG aTTCTCTTTCTCCGAGGAGGGGCAGCAGCTTTAATGAGGTTGCTGAGGATACAATGCGTGCAGAAGAATTGAGGACTGCATTGGATATCATGGCTTCCTCAAGTAGAAACCCATCTAGAAGATCTAGTGGCTGGACCTCCTCCGAGGACGAGGTTGATCCTATGGAACAAGATGAAGAAG ATTCTGAAACGGATAGGAATTCAAATTTTAGGGAGCACAGACGAGCACATTATGATGAGTTCCGGAAAGTGAAGGAACTAAGGCGGAAGGGTTCTTTCTTggaggatgaagaagaagaaaatggtgATGAGAAGGAGGGCACTTCATCATTAACCACCGGTGTGAGGGATATAGAAATTGAAGGTGCTGCAACTTCGCATCAAAATTCTTCACCTCCAGCTAATGGGGTTTAG